The window TCGCCTTCACCCCGCCGCTGCTGAAACTGCACGAGCGCCACGGCTGGGGCGCCTTCGCCGCGCTGGCCGGGGCGGCCGCGCTGGTCGACGTACTGCGCTTCGCGCTCGGCGTCCCCTACGTCGAGTTCCTGAACTTCGCCCTCGTCTGGCTCGCCGTCCACCAGCTCGGCTTCCTGCGCGCCGACGGGCGGATCCGCAGGCCCGCCGTCCTCGCCGTGGCGGGCCTCGCCGGGGCCGTCCTGCTGGTGGCGTACGGCCCGTACCCGCTGTCCATGGTGGGGATGCCCGGCGAGAAGGTGTCCAACATGGCCCCGCCCACCCTCGCCCTGCTGTGCCACGGCATGTGGCTCGTCGGCGCCGTGCAGCTGCTCGCCCGGCCGGCCGGCGCGTGGCTGCGCCGCCCCAAGGTCTGGCGCGGGGTCGTCGCCGCCAACGGCATCGCCATGACCGCCTTCCTGTGGCACCTCACCGCCATGCTCGGCGTGTACGGGGCCCAGCTCGCCCTCGGTCTGGCCCTGCCGGCCCCCGCCACCGCCGCCTGGTGGGCGCAGGTCCCCGTACGGATCCTCGCCGCGGCCGCGCTGACCGGCGTCTTCGTCGCCCTGTTCCGCCGCTTCGAGGCCCCCGCCCGGCGGAGCCCGGCCGCCCCCGCCGGAGCCGCTCCGGCCCCCGCCGCATCCGCTCCGGCCGCCCCCGCCCGGGCCGGCGGTGGCCCCGTCGCCGCCCTCGGGATCACCCTGTGCCTCCTGGGCGTCCTGGGCCTGTCCATGACCGGACTCGGCGGCCTGCTCGACGGCCACAGCGCCACCCTGATCGCCCTCCCGGTCACCGCGCCCGCCGCGATCGGCATGGCTCTGGGCGGCTGGCTCCTGGTGGAACGGTCCGGCACTCCCCGGAGCGTTAGGCTGAGGGGCTGATCCACACCCCTTCCCTGGAGCGCGTCTGATGGCCGTCAATCTGGTCAATGTCGAGGCAGTCAGCAAGGTGTACGGCACACGTACCCTGCTCGACGGCATCTCCCTCGGCGTCTCCGAGGGCGACCGCATCGGTGTGGTCGGCCGCAACGGCGACGGCAAGACCACCCTCATCCGGATGCTCGCCAAGCTGGAGGAGCCCGACACCGGCCGGGTCACCCAGTCCGGCGGCCTGCGCATGGGCGTCCTCACCCAGCACGACTCCCTCGATCCCAAGGCCACCGTCCGCCACGAGATCATCCGCGACATGGCCGACCACGAGTGGGCCGGCAACGCCAAGATCCGCGACGTCCTGACCGGGCTCTTCGGCGGCCTCGACCTGCCCGGCTTCGACCAGGGCCTCGACACCGTCATCGGCCCGCTCTCCGGCGGCGAGCGCCGCCGCATCGCCCTCGCCAAGCTGCTCATCGCCGACCAGGACCTCCTGATCCTCGACGAGCCCACCAACCACCTCGACGTCGAGGGCATCGCCTGGCTGGCCCGGCACCTGCAGGAGCGCCGCTCCGCACTCGTCTGCGTCACCCACGACCGCTGGTTCCTCGACCAGGTCTGCACCCGAATGTGGGACGTGCAGCGCGGCGACGTCCACGAGTACGAGGGCGGCTACAGCGACTACGTCTTCGCCCGCGCCGAGCGCGACCGGATCGCCGCCACCGAGGAGTCCAAGCGGCAGAACCTGATGCGCAAGGAGCTGGCCTGGCTGCGCCGCGGCGCCCCCGCCCGGACCTCCAAGCCGCGCTACCGCATCGAGGCCGCCAACGAGCTCATCGCCGACGTGCCGCCGCCGCGCGACACCAGCGAGCTGATGAAGTTCGCCAACGCCCGCCTCGGCAAGACGGTCTTCGACCTCGAGGACGTCAGCGTCCACGCCGGTCCGAAGGAACTGCTCAAGCACCTCACCTGGCACCTGGGCCCCGGCGACCGCGTCGGCCTCGTCGGCGTCAACGGCGCCGGCAAGACCTCCCTGCTGCGCGCCCTCGCCGAGGCCGCCCGCACCCAGGGCGACGTCCAGCCCGCCGCCGGCAAGGTCACCGTCGGCAAGACCGTCAAGCTGGCCTACCTCTCCCAGGAGGTCGGCGAACTCGACCCGTCCCTGCGGGTCCTGGAGGCCGTCCAGCGCGTGCGCGACCGCGTCGACCTCGGCAAGGGCCGCGAGATGACGGCGGGCCAGCTGTGCGAGCAGTTCGGCTTCACCAAGGAGAAGCAGTGGACGCCGGTCGGCGACCTCTCCGGCGGTGAGCGCCGCCGGCTGCAGATCCTGCGCCTGCTGATGGACGAGCCCAACGTCCTGTTCCTCGACGAGCCCACCAACGACCTCGACATCGAGACCCTGACCCAGCTGGAGGATCTCCTCGACGGCTGGCCCGGGTCGATGATCGTGATCTCCCACGACCGGTTCTTCATCGAGCGCACCACCGACACGGTGATGGCGCTGCTCGGCGACCAGAGCCTGCGGATGCTGCCGCGCGGCCTCGACGAGTACCTGGAGCGACGGCTGAGGATGATCGAGGCGGCCGCCCCGGCGCCCGTCCAGGCCGCCACCGCGCCGAAGTCCACCGCCTCCGGGGACTCGCGCGCCGCGAAGAAGGAACTCCAGAAGATCGAGCGGCAGCTGAACAAGCTGTCCGACCGCGAGGGCATCCTGCACGCCCAGATCGCCGAGAACTCCACCGACTACGACAAGGTGGCCAAGCTCGACGCGGAGCTGCGCGAACTGCTCGCGGACCGCGAGGATTTGGAGATGCGCTGGCTGGAGCTGGCCGAGGAGGCGTAGCGGCCGCCGGGAGGACCACGGGCGGCCCCGACCGCCCGGGACCCCCGCTTTCCGCCGCTCCGCGGGCCGACTTGCCGGATAACGGCGGCGTCACGGGCCGGTCCTCCCTTGGGAACAGGGGGCGGACCGGCCCGATGTATGAGCGGCGTCAGTGATAGAAAGGTCATCCTCCCCGACCCCCACGAAGCCGAAAGTGTGCGCTGATGACCGAGCCGCCCCAGCCGCCGAACCAGCCGCCGACACCTTCCGGTTACGGACACCTGCCCGGCCCGCCGCAGCCGCAGGGCTACGGATACCCGCAGGCGGGCGAGAACCCGTACGCCCAGCCGGCCCCGTACCCGCAGCAGCCCCCCACCGTCCCGCAGCAGCAGGCCGGCCACGGCTACCCGCCGCCCCCGCCCGGCGCCCCCGGCGCGACGCCGAAGAAGAAGACGACCCTGCTGATCGCGGCCTCGGTCGCCGCCGTCCTCGTCCTCGGAACCGTCGGCTACGTCGCCTTCTTCATGGGCGACGAGGACCCGAAGAAGCCCGTCGCGCAGGAGTCCACCGACGCCAAGCCCTCCGCCTCCCCGTCCGTGGACAAGGGCGACGGCAACGGCGGCAACGGCCACCAGACCGACCTCAACTCGGGCCGCAAGCAGGGCGAGGACAAGGTCCTGTGGCTCAAGACCACCAAAATCGACGGCCCCGGCGCCGGCGTGACCAGCAAGGGCCAGTGGATCGTGGGCGACACCGTCGCCAAGACCATCGGCAAGACCGTCAACGGCTACGCGGTCGCCGACGGCAAGGAGAAGTGGACGATCACCCTCCCCGCCGAGATCTGCGGCATGGCCGACCGCACCACCGACGACGGCAAGACCCTCGTCATGTACCGCGGCGGCCCGTCGGACACCGACGACTGCAACCAGCTCAAGATGATCGACCTCAAGGCGGGCAAGGAGGGCTGGTCGAAGGAGGTGACGAAGGAGAGCGACTTCGACATGTTCCTCGACCCCAGCCTGGCCATGACCGGGGACACCGTCACCGTCAACCGGCTCACCCGCGCCACCGCCTTCAGGATCAGCACCGGTGACAAGCTCTTCGCCAGCCCGGCCGAGGGCTGCGTGCCGTCCG of the Streptomyces sp. NBC_01294 genome contains:
- a CDS encoding ABC-F family ATP-binding cassette domain-containing protein encodes the protein MAVNLVNVEAVSKVYGTRTLLDGISLGVSEGDRIGVVGRNGDGKTTLIRMLAKLEEPDTGRVTQSGGLRMGVLTQHDSLDPKATVRHEIIRDMADHEWAGNAKIRDVLTGLFGGLDLPGFDQGLDTVIGPLSGGERRRIALAKLLIADQDLLILDEPTNHLDVEGIAWLARHLQERRSALVCVTHDRWFLDQVCTRMWDVQRGDVHEYEGGYSDYVFARAERDRIAATEESKRQNLMRKELAWLRRGAPARTSKPRYRIEAANELIADVPPPRDTSELMKFANARLGKTVFDLEDVSVHAGPKELLKHLTWHLGPGDRVGLVGVNGAGKTSLLRALAEAARTQGDVQPAAGKVTVGKTVKLAYLSQEVGELDPSLRVLEAVQRVRDRVDLGKGREMTAGQLCEQFGFTKEKQWTPVGDLSGGERRRLQILRLLMDEPNVLFLDEPTNDLDIETLTQLEDLLDGWPGSMIVISHDRFFIERTTDTVMALLGDQSLRMLPRGLDEYLERRLRMIEAAAPAPVQAATAPKSTASGDSRAAKKELQKIERQLNKLSDREGILHAQIAENSTDYDKVAKLDAELRELLADREDLEMRWLELAEEA
- a CDS encoding acyltransferase family protein; its protein translation is MTASASATALAAATPAHRDRYVDLLRVASLGTVIAGHWLMAAVSSDGIGNLLALVPALQVLTWALQIMPVFFFVGGFSHALSYRSLARRGDGHPVYAAFLRARLQRLLRPTLVFVLVWAAAALAVQLAGHGDGRLTGAALRLVTQPLWFIGIYLAMVAFTPPLLKLHERHGWGAFAALAGAAALVDVLRFALGVPYVEFLNFALVWLAVHQLGFLRADGRIRRPAVLAVAGLAGAVLLVAYGPYPLSMVGMPGEKVSNMAPPTLALLCHGMWLVGAVQLLARPAGAWLRRPKVWRGVVAANGIAMTAFLWHLTAMLGVYGAQLALGLALPAPATAAWWAQVPVRILAAAALTGVFVALFRRFEAPARRSPAAPAGAAPAPAASAPAAPARAGGGPVAALGITLCLLGVLGLSMTGLGGLLDGHSATLIALPVTAPAAIGMALGGWLLVERSGTPRSVRLRG
- a CDS encoding outer membrane protein assembly factor BamB family protein, with translation MTEPPQPPNQPPTPSGYGHLPGPPQPQGYGYPQAGENPYAQPAPYPQQPPTVPQQQAGHGYPPPPPGAPGATPKKKTTLLIAASVAAVLVLGTVGYVAFFMGDEDPKKPVAQESTDAKPSASPSVDKGDGNGGNGHQTDLNSGRKQGEDKVLWLKTTKIDGPGAGVTSKGQWIVGDTVAKTIGKTVNGYAVADGKEKWTITLPAEICGMADRTTDDGKTLVMYRGGPSDTDDCNQLKMIDLKAGKEGWSKEVTKESDFDMFLDPSLAMTGDTVTVNRLTRATAFRISTGDKLFASPAEGCVPSAYAAGSGKLIGVATCYDADRTVEVQDADPVTGKKTWTHKLPKGWRVTRVYALDPIVLDLANETSKERSIVVLGPDGKKRTSLSGDGNFSTECSVSHDDSLQGCATAVVDAGTLYLPTEAGIGKANEIVAFDLTTGKAKWRVPAGEGRTLVPLKAANGQLIAYRKAETDRGGEVLSIPADGSTPTALLRHPSGPAAPIESTFYSPEVDYVDGRFFISASRLLAQDKDEKFLMVFGK